Sequence from the Argentina anserina chromosome 7, drPotAnse1.1, whole genome shotgun sequence genome:
CACATTCTGTGGGAGACTTGCCATTTGTACATATTGTAAAAGAAACAGAATATGAATATGTGATCAACAGCATATAAGGTGTAACATTCTTTTTCTCCTATGCCTTTTGTAAAAGTAAGGTGTACCATCTTCTTAATTAATCATCTATTAAAGTTAAGTAGGTGGTGACATCAAAAGAGTGGCTGCATGCACATATGCctaccaaaagaaaagaagcaaAGTCGACAGTGATATCATATCTGCATTGTGTTTCAGTGATGCTTTGTGGAATTGCGGTGCATGCATGCTCATATATATCTGCACTGTTTTTCTTCTTGCACTGAGTCCCACAGACCGGTGTTTTTTCAAGTGCTAAAGATGTTATTGGTAACTAAAGTTAAGTAATTATTAATTTCAAGTCTTTCCTATTAGTATAGAAGTGTGTTAAAATTTGGAGCCTCAATATCAAAACTCGGGGAGGAGATCACCTATCTCAAACTTCTGAGTTCTAATTAATTGTGTCACTGGCATAATACTGAGATGCATGCCCTCCCATTTATCGATCTGAAGCTTAACTCGATCAACTCAAAACAACCTTTTCATTtatcaaaataagaaaaacagaTTGGTTTATCCTCTTTTGTTCTTCCTATGTATGAACTACAATAATTTAGGAAAGATGACATGTTTTTCTTTAACCAAAACATCAAGCGTGTGTGCCCTCCTGAAGAAGCTAGCTAGATTCACGAGATAGAGAGCGATTGTCATATACACTGATCAGCGACTTAGTTTAACGGAGTATTTTGACAAAGAGCTAATGGAATTGAGCACTACACTAGAAGGAATTTGAAAGATTGGAGAGTTTTTCCATGTAATCGGAATGTAAAAGATCTAAAAGATGTTAGAGGCAAGTACATGGACTATAATAGATTTTTTCAACCCTTAACAAAGAGCACTCTGCAGACGAAATGACCACGGGGCAAAAGCCTCTCAAGCATGATAGCCATACATTTTACTCACCAAACAAACGTCAACAAAAAACTCTTATATAAAACGAAGTTTTGTAGACAAAATCCATTACCAAATGCTTCTCATAATCATAAAACCTATAAATGAAATAGGACAGGGCGGTTTTCTACGATTTAGGCTGCTCCCATGACGCTCTCGGCATAAGTAGCTAGTTAGCTACATTAGCTATGACGCTTTCGATCTGATCCGACCCGATCCGACCCGACCATCTGATGTGGGTCAACTACTTTCCCCGCTCGTCAACATCCCCTAGGGTCCCACAGAATAAGCCAGTCCGCCAATCCAAACTCCAATCTCACCCGTCAAATACTCACCACCAAACCAAAGTCATCAGAATCAACGGCTAAGAACCAAAGAATCAGTTGGAATCTCCCTGTGAATCACATAGTGTCATATACGTAGTACGTATTATATTCTTTCTCATCCTTCCTCTAAAAATCATTGCGCACTTTGGTCAAAGTGCcacttctctctccctcttcttcttcttcttcttcttcttattcagTTCTTCTAAGTTCTGTCTCCTTTTAGATCCGCGACACGATCTACTCGAAGCTTCTTCCATGGCGTCAAAGCGGATCTTGAAGGAGCTCAAGGATCTCCAGAAGGACCCTCCAACCTCATGCAGCGCCGGTACAATCTTTTTCTTATTATTCAGCTTTTGCATGCTCTTAGTAAGTTTAGCTTTTTCGTGGCTCCAAGTCTCTTCCAAAGCTCGATCTATGAATTTTCTGTTCATCTTCTTAAGTTTTTCGTAGTAAAGTAATACAAATATTGGATTTTGTTATGGATTGATTGGACTTTCAGCTTTGTGGGGGTTATGTTTTTGAAATGATATATGTGTGGTACGGTTTAGCAAGGAGTGCTGTTGATTAGTCGCGAAGATTAGGCGAGCTGTGAATGTTAATTATAGGTTTTGTTGAACTTAACCTTGTGTGTTCATTGAGAGAGGAAAAGGTGAGAGCTTGTTTAAATCTTTGGTTTTATAATGTGCTGACCGAGATCGAGTTAAGGAATAATTAGAGTCGGTTTGATTGTGTATAGGAAATTGCAGCCGACACTGTAATTTATCATAGCTCATTGTATTTGACCGCAATATGATCCTGCATTGTTGACTTGGGGACGGAGTTTTGTGAAGCTATCGTGTGTTTCTGGATTTCTAGCTCTTACGTTGTCTTGGAGCTCAACCGAACTACAACCAAAGAAAATATCTTAttccaattttttatttttatttctaaaatcAATTCAACTAAGAAAGTACTTCGAAAGAAAgctattttctttattttcgaTTTAGATCAACATGTTAGAGCTGGTTTAGAAGCAttcatttacttgaaattATAGTAGTTAGTGTTATATTATACTTGGAAGCAATAACTGTGTGATATGAAACTATATTGAGGCTCACTGCTTGTAATTGATGACAGGGCCTGTTGCTGAAGACATGTTTCAATGGCAAGCAACAATAATGGGCCCTCCTGATAGTCCTTATGCAGGGGGTGTCTTTCTAGTTACCATTCATTTCCCTCCTGATTATCCGTTTAAACCACCTAAGGTATGGCATTAATTTAACTCTTATGATGTTAAAGCTATACCAACTGCACTTTTAGACCCAATCAATGATATTACTTAAATTATGATAGCATCAGAGATATATTGCTGATAGTTTGATTTCGGTAAAGAAGATGACTTGTATCTTAATGCCACCAGCTTTTTGGAAAAGTGCCAATTTTGCTTCAAACTCGATTGAGTGTACTTTTGGAACTAGGACTGTCTTATGTTTTTAAGATTTTGTTCAATGTTGTACAGAATCACAAATCACAAGTTCATACCTTACCGCTATAAACGTCTATACATGAAGAAATTTATCAACCTAGTATTATTAACAACTATAATAAGCCACGCTGGATACCTATCAAGAACATAACTGCTGTAAAGGAGAGGTTTAGATATTTGACTGCTGAGGTTAATACCATAGGTGGATCAGGTGGTGATCGATCTACTCATTGGGGTTGGAGTTTTGTTTGCTTATTGTTTCTCTATTATTGAAATAGGTAATGGAATCTGATATTTGATCTGggggttctcatttttgttcaaacttcaaaagaGGTCGGTAAAAGAGTGAAATGTTACTGATTGTTTTTGTTCATACCACTAAGTTTAGTATTGTCCGATTTTTTCACTGGAATACAACTTTGTCCTGGCTACATAGGCAACACCATTTAtctttgtataaatatataggtTCAATACATACACATAGCGTCAAGTCGGGAATACTGGCTCTGGTCTGGTACCAAGTCGGGAAACCTTAGTGTAGAGCTAACCACCACCTAATGTATATTTTAATCCAACTCTGTACAACTTCGGGCTTTGCTTGATTATTTCCTCAAGAAATAAGATCAATTTTGGATGGCCTTTAAATTTTAGAATCAATTGCAGGTCCTTATAAATTTAAGGAGAACTTAAATATTGGCTCTTTGTATTGCAATTACAATGGCATGTCATATGTTGATTTGTTACAAATGCTTTAGCTCAATTGTCTTATGAGCTACTATAATGACATTCATTAATCGTCACTAAAATGTATTGCAGGTTGCATTTAGGACCAAGGTCTTTCATCCAAACATCAACAGCAATGGAAGTATCTGTCTTGACATTTTGAAGGAGCAGTGGAGCCCTGCTCTCACCATATCCAAGGTTCTGATCTCAtagttttctttattttttaaatatggACTAGTTTACAATGTCCGTAGTCCTGAATAAACATGGCCAGGGGATTGTGATTACTTTGAAGTTCCCATAACTGCATAGTTTCTGTGCTGAAGTCCAGATGTTAGTGTCTGATTTAAATACTTTCTGAAGCATCATTTAAAAATTAGGTTTGGGTTACTGAAAAAATTTATGATTAGATCTTCATCTGGATTTCCATCAAGGACATATGCCACCTGGGAAGTAGCGATGACTGTCATTTGTTAATGCATAGTAGCTTTACACCCTGTTGGCTCATTTGTATCTGCCGGTTTTTAAGTGGGTGGGAAAGGTTTGTGTTTCCTTTTTCAGGTGTTGCTATCCATTTGTTCCCTATTGACGGACCCCAACCCGGACGATCCCCTGGTGCCGGAAATTGCTCATATGTACAAGACAGACCGGTCAAAATACGAGACAACTGCTAGGAGCTGGACCCAGAAGTATGCTATGGGTTAGTAAGTTGTGTGCCAACGACATGTAAGACACCAACATCGGGTTCCCTGTTTTGTATAATAGAAGCCTGGCGTGTGAACTATTGTAATAGACATTGAGGAATAGGTTTGCTTGTGCCCCTCTAAGATAATGGCAATGTGCTAGGTGGGTTCAAATGGATACTTATCTCAAAAAACTATGAAGGATCAGAAGTTGTTAAAGCTGGATGCattgtctatatatatgtaaaacttgaagtttatttactgttttgtgTTCTAATGTACGCTACGCTAAAGTACTTCTAGCATTTGCATATTGAGGGTTTCTCATCTTGTTGAGGTTAAGCAGTTGCTTATATGATCTGGACTAAATATATGATTGGAGCTTTTGACTGAAAGAGTCATAATTCCCAGAGAATGACATTTGTTTACATTTGGCTCTGTCCACCAAATCAGGAACAGGCCAAACCAAATATCTTTGTCCTTCTGGTCAAAGTAGTACTAACAACGATAGTATTTATTGTGATTCATGAGCCTTATCTTTTCTATCCTACTTCTTAGTGTGATGCAAGCTTCATTTCCTTGGTGAAAAAGTGTCCTTGctgtaaaatttcatcatCTTCAGTCTGCATCCACATATTTCCTGACCTTCTGCATCATCACCACTCAATTTAGTAATTTACAGGTGTAGTGATAGAGTTGTACTACCTTTGGACTCCTCTGTGTCACTAAGCTGGCAGTAAAATCAAGTATCCCACCTGTCCAAGCTTGCTCTCCAAGTCTCATATGGTCCTTTCTACACTACCAATCTATATTAAATTCTTATCTCCAAGGAGATATTAATTTTTTggaattgttttattttatttttgatgcTTGAAGCAGATGGGTAAGAGCCAACTTTCCCATCCTCATTCAAAACGCTTTCTCATTTGGAGACCAGACAAACTGGTTTGCCTGCAAAAAAACAATCCCCTTTTGTGCTATATGGAATTATGCTCTTCCTTTAATTCTTGCGAGGGAAAAACcattttcaaattaatttcACATTAATTTATGGAAGAAATTGATAGGATAGTGATTGAGCAATAGTGACAGCCTCGAAAGGGAAGTTAGTGACAGGAACAATTGAAAGCAAGAACAGAAAGTATGCAGTTTCTTTGACAACATTTTATTTGGCAATTTTGGACCCCCAGTATCTTCATTCTTCaaaatgttattgatttacttCTGTAAAATAATTCGTCAGCATTAAACCTGGTCTTGGCTGCCTTTGTGTCGGCCAAAGCTGATCTAAACGAACTAGTCTCCAATTATgccaaaaaaaataacaagagAATTCGTTGCGGTTTAGTCCTAACCATATTGAGATGAGAACAGGAAATGAAACCTGCCGTTTCGGGAAACTAAATATATGAATTTACTAAGATACTTGGAGACCAAGCA
This genomic interval carries:
- the LOC126803986 gene encoding ubiquitin-conjugating enzyme E2-17 kDa-like is translated as MASKRILKELKDLQKDPPTSCSAGPVAEDMFQWQATIMGPPDSPYAGGVFLVTIHFPPDYPFKPPKVAFRTKVFHPNINSNGSICLDILKEQWSPALTISKVLLSICSLLTDPNPDDPLVPEIAHMYKTDRSKYETTARSWTQKYAMG